One window of the Cloacibacillus sp. genome contains the following:
- a CDS encoding iron ABC transporter permease — MRKGALIFSIAALLVFSSLAAMTAGRFHVTLAEIAGALLPGLAGVEVSEMARSVVLNIRLPRIALALLAGAGLGVAGAAFQALFSNPLATPDTLGVATGASFGAVLGILVGLPSHLVQLSALAAGLAAVALVMFVSRVRGASSVIMMILAGMVVSALFAALVSLVKYAADPQDVLPAITFWLMGSLSAATRASLAMGSPLICAGMLVIWLYRWKLNAMTLSEDEAASLGINVRRVRLLVITGAAMITASVVSMCGLIGWVGLLIPHASRMLFGNDNRAVVPASMALGALFMLVIDTAARSAAASEIPASILTAVIGAPFFIILLRKTGGIRA; from the coding sequence ATGAGAAAGGGCGCGCTGATTTTTTCGATAGCCGCGCTGCTCGTTTTCTCTTCGCTTGCCGCGATGACGGCGGGACGTTTTCACGTCACGCTTGCGGAAATAGCGGGCGCGCTGCTGCCGGGGCTTGCGGGCGTCGAGGTCTCGGAGATGGCCCGCAGCGTCGTGCTCAACATCCGGCTGCCGCGCATCGCACTCGCTCTGCTTGCGGGCGCAGGGCTAGGCGTCGCGGGCGCCGCCTTTCAGGCGCTTTTTTCAAACCCGCTCGCCACGCCCGACACGCTGGGCGTGGCCACTGGCGCGTCGTTTGGCGCGGTGCTTGGCATACTTGTCGGGCTGCCGTCGCATCTCGTGCAGCTTTCGGCGCTTGCCGCGGGCCTTGCCGCCGTGGCGCTCGTTATGTTCGTCAGCCGCGTGCGCGGCGCGTCGTCAGTCATCATGATGATACTGGCCGGCATGGTCGTAAGCGCGCTCTTTGCCGCGCTCGTCTCACTCGTCAAATACGCGGCAGACCCTCAGGACGTGCTGCCCGCCATCACCTTCTGGCTCATGGGCAGCTTGTCCGCCGCGACGCGCGCAAGCCTTGCGATGGGATCTCCTCTCATCTGCGCCGGAATGCTCGTTATATGGCTCTACAGGTGGAAGCTCAACGCCATGACCTTAAGCGAAGACGAGGCGGCATCGCTTGGCATAAACGTCCGGCGCGTCCGGCTGCTCGTCATAACGGGAGCCGCCATGATAACGGCCTCAGTCGTCTCAATGTGCGGCTTAATCGGCTGGGTCGGTCTGCTCATCCCTCACGCCTCACGTATGCTCTTTGGCAACGACAACCGTGCCGTAGTGCCCGCCAGCATGGCGCTTGGCGCGCTCTTCATGCTTGTCATAGACACGGCGGCGCGCAGCGCGGCGGCCTCGGAGATACCGGCCTCTATTCTGACTGCGGTAATAGGCGCGCCCTTTTTCATAATCCTGCTGCGAAAGACGGGAGGCATACGCGCATGA
- the msrB gene encoding peptide-methionine (R)-S-oxide reductase MsrB → MEKNANAEKNVIYLAGGCFWGLEKYMEGIPGVIDAVSGYANGKPMDEVSYEQVCAGGTGYRETVRVEYDKTKVSLETLLFAFFKVIDPSVENRQGNDVGTQYQTGIFYTDEAAKKIVEKVAAVEKRRAENGFYVLIEPLKNFHKAEEYHQDYLTKHPGGYCHISPQEMKEAREIKVDAKKYEKPSDAVLKEKLTPRQYAVTQQNATEPAFDNEFYKEERRGIYVDAATGEPLFSSSDKYQSSCGWPAFTKGIDDNAIVYKEDDSYGMRRTEVRSRAGDSHLGHLFTNDPESPNGARYCINSAALRFVPYEEMDKQGYGELKKYVK, encoded by the coding sequence ATGGAAAAAAATGCAAATGCAGAAAAAAACGTAATATATCTCGCAGGCGGCTGCTTCTGGGGGCTTGAAAAATATATGGAAGGCATCCCCGGCGTAATAGACGCCGTCTCCGGCTACGCAAACGGAAAACCGATGGACGAGGTCTCCTACGAGCAGGTTTGCGCCGGAGGCACGGGCTACCGCGAGACCGTTCGCGTGGAATACGACAAAACGAAGGTCTCGCTTGAAACGCTGCTCTTTGCCTTTTTCAAAGTAATAGACCCAAGCGTTGAAAACAGGCAGGGCAACGACGTCGGCACGCAGTACCAGACGGGGATATTCTACACCGACGAAGCTGCGAAAAAAATAGTTGAAAAGGTTGCCGCGGTTGAAAAACGCCGCGCCGAAAACGGCTTTTATGTGCTAATAGAGCCGCTTAAAAATTTCCACAAGGCCGAAGAATACCATCAGGATTACCTGACGAAACACCCCGGCGGCTACTGTCATATCTCACCGCAGGAGATGAAGGAGGCGCGCGAAATAAAAGTAGACGCGAAAAAATATGAAAAGCCCTCCGACGCTGTGCTGAAAGAGAAACTGACGCCGCGGCAGTACGCGGTGACGCAGCAAAACGCGACGGAGCCGGCCTTTGACAACGAATTTTACAAAGAAGAGCGGCGCGGCATCTACGTAGACGCCGCCACAGGCGAACCGCTCTTTTCGTCGTCCGACAAATATCAAAGCTCCTGCGGCTGGCCCGCGTTCACCAAAGGCATAGACGACAACGCCATCGTATATAAAGAAGACGATTCCTACGGCATGCGCCGCACCGAAGTTCGCAGCCGCGCCGGAGACTCTCATCTGGGCCACCTCTTCACAAACGACCCGGAATCTCCAAACGGCGCGCGTTACTGCATCAACAGCGCGGCGCTGAGATTCGTCCCCTACGAAGAAATGGACAAACAAGGATACGGCGAGCTGAAAAAATACGTGAAATAG
- a CDS encoding nitrogenase component 1: protein MKQTSSILSTYTADVSGVASALYEMGGMTIMHDASGCNSTYNTHDEPRWYDMPSMVYVSALAEVDALMGDDEKLICDVCRAALELKPRFVAVAGTPIPMMMGTDLPAIARLIEARCGMPTLGLATNSMHSYNSGASMALEAIARRFCGKDVTRVPRASGARPSVNLLGVTPLDFSVTGNVPALRALFEENGCSVVGCWAMGSSWDELMHAGEACVNVVVSSCGEGPAAALREIYGTPCVTGLPVGESVTLEMLALIEKAAACGEDQSLLNAPRAAEDDKIFVIGEPVQCASIARALREDYRLRGVRAISPLGFPDEDAIFSTLKKADIVIADPLFRAAAPADCRFVSLPHEGFSGRIYRSDIPIFIGGAFNEWIERELSL, encoded by the coding sequence TTGAAACAGACAAGTTCGATACTTTCGACATATACGGCGGACGTCTCGGGCGTCGCCTCCGCGCTCTATGAGATGGGCGGCATGACGATAATGCACGACGCCTCGGGCTGCAACTCCACCTACAATACGCACGACGAGCCGCGCTGGTACGATATGCCCTCTATGGTCTACGTCTCCGCCCTCGCTGAGGTGGACGCGCTTATGGGCGACGACGAGAAGCTCATCTGCGACGTATGCCGTGCAGCGCTGGAGCTGAAGCCGCGGTTTGTCGCCGTTGCCGGGACGCCTATCCCGATGATGATGGGGACGGACCTGCCGGCGATAGCGCGGCTTATAGAGGCGCGGTGCGGGATGCCGACGCTGGGGCTTGCGACGAACAGCATGCACTCCTACAACAGCGGCGCTTCGATGGCGCTTGAGGCGATAGCGCGCCGCTTCTGCGGCAAGGATGTAACGCGCGTGCCTCGCGCGTCCGGTGCGCGCCCATCCGTCAATCTGCTTGGCGTCACGCCGCTTGATTTTTCGGTGACGGGCAACGTCCCCGCGCTGCGGGCGCTCTTTGAGGAAAACGGCTGTTCCGTCGTCGGCTGCTGGGCGATGGGCTCTTCGTGGGATGAGCTGATGCACGCGGGAGAGGCCTGCGTGAACGTAGTCGTTTCATCCTGCGGAGAGGGGCCGGCTGCTGCGCTGCGCGAGATATACGGCACGCCGTGCGTCACCGGCCTTCCGGTCGGCGAAAGCGTGACGCTTGAAATGCTCGCGCTCATAGAAAAGGCGGCGGCTTGTGGAGAGGACCAAAGCTTGCTGAACGCGCCGCGCGCTGCGGAAGACGACAAGATATTCGTCATAGGCGAGCCGGTGCAGTGCGCCTCGATAGCGCGCGCGCTGCGTGAGGACTATCGCCTGCGCGGGGTGCGCGCCATATCGCCGCTTGGCTTTCCCGACGAAGACGCGATATTTTCTACGCTGAAAAAAGCGGATATAGTGATAGCCGACCCGCTTTTTCGCGCGGCGGCCCCGGCGGACTGCCGCTTTGTCAGCCTGCCGCACGAGGGTTTTTCCGGGCGCATCTACCGAAGCGACATCCCGATATTTATCGGCGGAGCTTTTAATGAATGGATAGAAAGGGAGCTTTCGTTATGA
- a CDS encoding ABC transporter substrate-binding protein translates to MKKLAVLLMAAMVMSFAAPSFAARVVTDEDGFKVTLPDKIERVAIAGILPFASVVTVFLNSAKKIVGIPPASMGAAKAGLLGELFPDILKAQTGFTSGSDINIEELMTLRPDIVFYLAGDKEMGKKIRAAGLTAVAISPTKWNYDVLRTYDEWIKTLSQIFPESAKSREASAYSKSVYADVQKKVKNIKPEARKKVLYLFQYDDKKIVTSGKSFFGQYWCDAVGAKNAAEEVPAENMNAVITMEQVYKWNPDVIFITNFTPALPEDLYSNKTPGRDWSGVRAVKNKAVYKMPLGTYRSYTPGIDTPVTLLWTAQKVYPQLFKNVDIEKETRGYYKKIYGVTLTDKQVKQVFNQGRASASGYVNQTK, encoded by the coding sequence ATGAAAAAACTGGCTGTGCTTTTAATGGCGGCGATGGTTATGTCGTTTGCCGCCCCATCGTTTGCCGCGCGCGTCGTAACGGACGAGGACGGCTTTAAAGTAACTCTTCCAGACAAAATAGAAAGGGTAGCCATTGCCGGCATCCTTCCCTTTGCGTCGGTCGTGACGGTATTTCTGAACTCGGCCAAAAAAATAGTGGGCATCCCCCCAGCCTCTATGGGCGCTGCGAAGGCGGGGCTGCTGGGCGAGCTTTTCCCCGATATACTGAAGGCGCAGACTGGTTTCACAAGCGGCTCTGACATAAACATCGAAGAGCTTATGACGCTGCGTCCCGATATTGTCTTTTATCTTGCGGGCGACAAGGAGATGGGCAAAAAGATCCGCGCGGCGGGCCTCACGGCGGTCGCCATCTCGCCTACAAAGTGGAACTACGACGTGCTGCGCACCTACGACGAATGGATAAAGACGCTGAGCCAGATATTCCCAGAGAGCGCGAAGAGCCGCGAAGCCTCCGCCTACAGCAAAAGCGTCTACGCCGACGTTCAAAAAAAGGTGAAGAACATAAAGCCGGAAGCGCGCAAAAAGGTGCTCTACCTCTTCCAGTACGACGATAAAAAAATAGTGACCTCCGGCAAGAGCTTCTTCGGCCAGTACTGGTGCGACGCAGTAGGTGCGAAGAACGCGGCGGAAGAGGTTCCGGCGGAGAACATGAACGCCGTCATAACGATGGAGCAGGTCTATAAATGGAACCCGGACGTCATCTTCATAACAAACTTCACGCCGGCGCTGCCGGAGGACCTCTACTCGAACAAAACGCCGGGGCGCGACTGGAGCGGCGTGCGCGCCGTCAAGAACAAGGCGGTCTACAAAATGCCGCTTGGCACCTACCGCAGCTACACGCCGGGCATAGACACGCCCGTCACGCTTTTGTGGACGGCGCAGAAGGTCTACCCGCAGCTTTTTAAAAACGTAGACATAGAAAAAGAGACGCGCGGCTACTACAAAAAAATATACGGCGTCACTCTGACGGACAAGCAGGTGAAACAGGTCTTCAATCAGGGGCGCGCCTCGGCCTCCGGCTACGTGAACCAGACTAAATGA
- a CDS encoding nitrogenase component 1, translating to MIDLHKPDYSGATVKIKEAASLAPYEYGVEYGSPARGLWNIVHTAMLLPESHQIYVCAQGCLRGVVLTAAEMGASSRFSTIAVCENNVLDGDMEALIIEGVTDILNKLPKQPAAVLIFTSCIHHFMGCDLNYVYEKLLARFPDIYFTDCYMNPIMRKTKTPPDPMTRSRLYSFLERRPALDAKAVNIIGNNYPTEASSDFVRMLKSAGFTVREITACKSFDEYRKMAESSLNIAYMPAALTAVKDLKERIGQDYIYLPLSYEAREIEENLDKLAARLKIPKIDTALLRAEAERALSYAARLVGERPVVIDYTATPRPLGLAELLLDHGIHVTCVYADQFIPEERPAFDRLREKYPELELAATVHPKMGLLPRANASSLDETIAIGQKAAYFTDTPHFVNVLEGGGFWGYDGIARMAEEICEAVINEKDTKKIIQVKGWGCCC from the coding sequence ATGATAGACCTCCACAAGCCGGATTACAGCGGGGCTACGGTTAAAATAAAGGAGGCCGCGTCGCTTGCGCCTTATGAATACGGCGTGGAGTACGGCTCGCCCGCGCGCGGCCTCTGGAACATCGTCCATACGGCGATGCTGCTGCCGGAGAGCCATCAGATATATGTCTGCGCGCAGGGCTGTCTTCGCGGCGTCGTGCTCACGGCGGCGGAGATGGGCGCGTCGAGCCGCTTTTCAACGATCGCCGTCTGCGAGAACAACGTGCTTGACGGCGACATGGAGGCGCTGATAATAGAGGGCGTGACCGACATTCTCAATAAGCTCCCAAAGCAGCCCGCCGCCGTCCTTATTTTTACGAGCTGCATCCACCATTTCATGGGCTGCGACCTGAACTACGTTTACGAAAAGCTCCTCGCGCGTTTTCCCGATATATATTTCACCGACTGCTACATGAACCCGATAATGCGAAAGACGAAGACGCCGCCAGACCCAATGACGCGCTCGCGGCTGTACAGTTTTCTTGAACGGCGTCCAGCGCTTGACGCAAAGGCGGTCAACATAATCGGCAACAATTATCCTACGGAGGCCTCTTCGGACTTTGTGCGGATGCTAAAAAGCGCCGGTTTTACGGTGCGTGAGATAACGGCCTGCAAGAGCTTCGACGAATACCGGAAGATGGCCGAAAGCTCGCTGAACATCGCCTATATGCCGGCGGCGCTTACGGCTGTGAAGGATCTGAAGGAGCGCATCGGGCAGGATTATATTTATCTGCCGCTCAGCTACGAGGCGCGCGAGATTGAGGAAAACCTTGACAAGCTCGCGGCGCGCCTGAAGATCCCAAAGATAGATACGGCGCTGCTTCGCGCGGAGGCGGAGCGCGCGCTTTCGTATGCCGCGCGTCTTGTTGGAGAGAGGCCCGTTGTCATAGACTACACGGCTACGCCGCGTCCGCTTGGGCTTGCGGAGCTGCTGCTCGACCACGGCATACACGTGACGTGCGTCTACGCGGATCAGTTCATACCGGAGGAGCGTCCCGCTTTTGACAGGCTGCGCGAAAAATACCCGGAGCTTGAGCTTGCGGCTACGGTGCATCCGAAGATGGGCCTTCTGCCGCGCGCAAACGCCTCTTCTTTGGACGAGACTATAGCCATCGGTCAAAAGGCGGCCTACTTCACGGATACGCCCCACTTCGTCAATGTGCTGGAAGGCGGCGGTTTTTGGGGCTACGACGGCATAGCGCGCATGGCGGAGGAGATATGCGAGGCTGTGATAAACGAAAAAGATACCAAGAAAATCATTCAGGTGAAGGGCTGGGGGTGCTGCTGTTGA
- a CDS encoding ATP-binding cassette domain-containing protein: MKTNGSFEVRGGSFCYDGGADCLCDINFSVSEPEILAVLGANGAGKTTLMKCMLGLRKWRRGASYLDGEDIKKLRQREFWSRVGYVPQAKISSFVYTVREMVLMGRSAHMNELAMPGKKDEEAAREAMALAGVEHLAGKLCSKISGGEYQLVMIARALAARPRLLVLDEPESNLDFKNQSAVLRTISTLCKERNISAVINTHYPEHAMDISQKALLLLPDKSAMFGATEMVLTEENLQKAFDVPVHIHRYRVGRGEYTSIVPAPSEGAARTERLIKMETRIAQIGIIVEDPEAAEKINQLLHNYSDYIIGRMGMPYRERGISIISIIMDAPNETISALSGKLGMCPGVSAKTVYSKI, translated from the coding sequence ATGAAGACGAACGGCTCCTTTGAGGTGCGCGGCGGCAGCTTCTGCTACGACGGCGGCGCCGACTGCCTCTGCGACATAAATTTCAGCGTAAGCGAGCCGGAGATACTCGCGGTGCTTGGCGCAAACGGCGCGGGAAAGACGACGCTCATGAAATGTATGCTCGGCCTGCGCAAATGGCGGCGCGGCGCCTCCTACCTCGACGGTGAGGATATAAAAAAATTGCGCCAGCGGGAATTTTGGAGCCGCGTAGGCTACGTGCCTCAGGCGAAAATTTCGTCGTTCGTCTACACCGTGCGCGAAATGGTGCTGATGGGCCGCAGCGCGCACATGAACGAACTTGCGATGCCGGGAAAAAAAGACGAAGAGGCGGCGCGCGAAGCGATGGCGCTTGCCGGCGTGGAACATCTTGCCGGCAAACTTTGCAGTAAAATAAGCGGCGGGGAATACCAGCTTGTCATGATAGCGCGAGCGCTCGCCGCGCGCCCCAGGCTTCTCGTGCTGGACGAGCCGGAGTCGAACCTGGACTTTAAAAACCAGTCGGCGGTGCTGCGCACCATCTCGACGCTCTGCAAGGAGCGAAACATAAGCGCCGTCATAAACACGCACTACCCGGAGCACGCGATGGACATTTCGCAGAAGGCGCTTCTTCTGCTGCCAGATAAAAGCGCGATGTTCGGAGCTACGGAGATGGTCCTTACGGAGGAGAACCTGCAAAAAGCCTTCGACGTCCCCGTCCACATACACAGATACCGCGTAGGCAGAGGCGAATATACGAGCATAGTGCCCGCCCCCAGTGAGGGCGCGGCGCGTACGGAAAGGCTGATAAAAATGGAAACAAGGATAGCGCAGATAGGGATAATAGTGGAAGACCCGGAGGCCGCGGAGAAGATAAACCAGCTTCTTCACAACTACAGCGACTACATCATAGGGCGCATGGGCATGCCGTACAGAGAGCGCGGCATCTCCATAATAAGCATCATAATGGACGCGCCGAACGAAACGATAAGCGCCCTCTCCGGAAAGCTGGGCATGTGCCCCGGAGTGAGCGCGAAAACGGTCTATTCTAAGATATAG
- a CDS encoding nitrogenase iron protein NifH, translating to MIKIAIYGKGGIGKSTTASNLAAAFAQSGMRVMQIGCDPKADSTVNLRGGGRTPSVLELIKKRGAELSLEEMVTEGFAGVLCVEAGGPAPGLGCAGRGIIAAMEKLSEKGAFEIYRPDAVIYDVLGDVVCGGFAMPIREGYAKKVFVVTSGENMALHAAANIAQAVANFRERGYASLGGIILNRRNVPREEEKVEELAADIESRIVGALPFSSVVQQAEELQKTVLEAFPESEMADEYRALAKNVLDACGGVK from the coding sequence ATGATAAAGATCGCGATTTACGGCAAGGGCGGCATTGGAAAATCTACGACGGCGTCAAATCTTGCGGCTGCTTTTGCGCAGTCGGGGATGCGCGTAATGCAGATCGGCTGCGACCCGAAAGCCGACTCTACGGTGAATCTTCGCGGAGGCGGGCGGACGCCTTCGGTGCTGGAGCTGATAAAAAAACGGGGCGCCGAGCTTTCGCTTGAAGAGATGGTGACGGAGGGCTTTGCGGGCGTCCTCTGCGTCGAGGCGGGCGGCCCCGCGCCGGGGCTTGGCTGCGCTGGGCGCGGCATCATAGCGGCGATGGAGAAGCTCTCGGAAAAGGGCGCTTTTGAGATATACAGGCCGGACGCCGTGATTTATGACGTGCTTGGCGACGTCGTCTGCGGCGGCTTCGCTATGCCGATACGCGAGGGCTACGCAAAGAAGGTTTTCGTCGTCACGAGCGGCGAGAATATGGCGCTTCACGCCGCGGCCAATATCGCGCAGGCTGTGGCGAATTTCCGCGAGCGCGGATACGCGTCGCTTGGCGGAATAATTTTGAACCGCAGGAACGTGCCGCGCGAAGAGGAAAAAGTGGAGGAGCTGGCGGCGGATATCGAGTCGCGCATTGTTGGCGCTCTGCCTTTCAGCTCCGTCGTGCAGCAGGCGGAGGAGCTGCAGAAGACTGTGCTTGAAGCCTTCCCGGAGAGCGAAATGGCGGACGAATACCGCGCGCTTGCAAAAAATGTGCTTGACGCCTGTGGAGGCGTGAAATGA
- a CDS encoding helix-turn-helix domain-containing protein, which yields MTIGGRIREVRKLNRITQEKLAELLNVSRVTISSWENNENAPTVDNIVSLAETFRVSIDYLLRGAEPETDCEMPGRLSSPKQEDIFLDLFKSLGPVERDEVIKFMRYQKALSEGKM from the coding sequence TTGACAATCGGCGGCAGGATAAGGGAAGTTCGTAAACTTAACAGGATAACTCAGGAAAAACTTGCGGAACTGCTCAACGTTTCGCGGGTCACAATTTCCTCATGGGAAAATAATGAAAACGCTCCCACAGTGGACAACATCGTCTCGCTTGCTGAAACCTTTCGCGTCTCCATCGACTATCTGCTGCGCGGCGCTGAACCTGAAACCGACTGTGAAATGCCCGGCAGACTTTCATCTCCGAAGCAGGAGGATATTTTCCTCGACCTCTTCAAAAGCCTCGGCCCAGTCGAACGCGACGAAGTGATAAAATTCATGCGCTATCAAAAAGCGCTCTCCGAGGGGAAAATGTAG